The proteins below come from a single Triticum aestivum cultivar Chinese Spring chromosome 5D, IWGSC CS RefSeq v2.1, whole genome shotgun sequence genomic window:
- the LOC123125151 gene encoding uncharacterized protein yields the protein MAGNGSESYTSLVDCRELVPRETNEEMVVRVALRRSREEYDRQRADSIQPESIASAEVAHGSGASRVTIASPEAVQSIWRPNTVPKATSIDAVLKDAGLESKIMEVPKKSGDVTGNNNDLTNDLLQPIRKTRDNILHKEHILQDRSAECDMDIQIILTEGKMTAKVLAIMEKYKATSSNMMEVGNPSCCGDGDKTRRNKRKTLKEVLLHNKCQELNEICYDIKCIAPRYTVLPSPEDGMFHANVRFTCPGYDMSITGGPHQTPDGARCSAAANLITELHKKAAEEEQQEDDANIPS from the exons ATGGCGGGCAATGGATCCGAGTCTTACACCTCCCTTGTTGACTGCCGGGAGCTCGTCCCACGCGAGACCAACGAGGAGATGGTCGTCCGTGTTGCGCTCCGCCGCTCACGAGAGGAGTACGACAGACAGCGCGCGGACTCCATCCAGCCGGAATCCATTGCGTCCGCCGAAGTGGCGCATGGATCCGGCGCGAGCCGCGTCACCATTGCCTCGCCGGAGGCGGTGCAGTCCATTTGGCGTCCGAACACCGTGCCAAAG GCAACATCTATTGATGCTGTACTGAAGGATGCTGGTTTGGAAAGCAAAATCATGGAAGTGCCTAAGAAGTCGG GCGACGTCACTGGGAACAACAATGATCTGACGAATGATTTACTGCAACCAATTAGGAAAACGCGGGATAATATT CTTCATAAGGAACACATACTTCAAGATCGAAGTGCTGAATGTGATATGGACATTCAGATTATCCTTACTG AAGGGAAAATGACAGCTAAAGTGCTGGCAATAATGGAAAAGTATAAGGCAACCAGCTCAAATATGATGGAAGTTGGCAATCCATCTTGTTGTGGAGATGGTGACAAAACTAGGAGAAATAAGAGGAAGACACTGAAGGAGGTGCTCCTCCACAACAAGTGCCAG GAGCTCAATGAGATCTGTTATGACATCAAGTGTATAGCCCCAAGATACACAGTATTACCTTCACCAGAAGATG GAATGTTCCATGCCAATGTACGTTTTACATGCCCTGGTTATGACATGAGCATCACTGGTGGTCCTCATCAGACCCCAGATGGGGCGAGGTGCTCTGCAGCTGCCAATCTGATAACAGAGCTTCACAAGAAGGCAGCGGAAGAAGAACAACAGGAAGATGACGCAAATATTCCTAGTTAA